The following coding sequences lie in one Leishmania panamensis strain MHOM/PA/94/PSC-1 chromosome 19 sequence genomic window:
- a CDS encoding hypothetical protein (TriTrypDB/GeneDB-style sysID: LpmP.19.0440), producing MAAAALSRTSAAGMVNSTATAAAAAEVDAYAQTLVGLVNRFVISTVQFLNRFSDECESRLVQTEVSLQQLELQTQLLEHMLLSSGAADPDAVEEEEEGGERFDGNDDGASCLEDGDDQDMMRDNGSVASVAYDYRQRHSRGGGPRAFSKKSDVESVLGLPASPSHNRCSGGPPPPPGDYRKGPPRPPPGMSRAATAAQEAEAARAATLSIVGAPVLMPPLSAEAPAPPPPLELRPGRLLMRNHPRLRGYFQLLSLRVPKAFVKMKMQADGFQGEWLDTPDAPAPGGLSAVVRAFVDEPD from the coding sequence atggcagcagctgcgctgtctcgcacctctgctgctggcatGGTAAACTcaaccgccaccgcggcggctgcagccgaGGTGGACGCTTATGCACAGACTCTTGTAGGCCTTGTGAACAGATTCGTTATTAGCACTGTGCAGTTTCTCAACCGCTTCTCCGACGAGTGTGAATCGAGACTGGTACAGACCGAAGTGTCGCTCCAGCAACTAGAGCTGCAGACGCAACTCTTGGAGCATATGCTCCTCTCCAGCGGGGCTGCCGACCCCGACGCagtcgaagaagaagaggagggaggcgagcgcTTCGACGGCAACGATGACGGCGCTTCGTGCCTCGAGGATGGTGACGACCAGGATATGATGAGAGACAACGGTAGCGTGGCGTCAGTAGCGTACGACTATCGCCAACGCCacagccgcggtggcggtccTCGTGCCTTCAGCAAGAAGAGTGATGTAGAGAGCGTGCTGGGCCTGCCGGCATCACCATCGCACAAtcgctgcagtggtggcccgcccccgccgcctGGCGACTACCGCAAAGGTCCCCCAAGACCGCCGCCTGGGATGTCACGTGCGGCTACCGCAGCGCAGGAAGCCGAGGCGGCGCGTGCCGCCACCCTGTCGATCGTTGGCGCACCGGTGCTCATGCCACCGCTTTCAGCTGAAGCCCCGgccccgcctccaccgctggaGTTGCGCCCCGGGCGGTTACTTATGCGGAACCATCCGAGGCTGCGTGGCTACTTTCAGCTGTTATCTCTGCGCGTGCCGAAGGCGTTTGTGAAGATGAAGATGCAGGCGGACGGTTTTCAGGGAGAGTGGCTCGACACGCCGGACGCGCCGGCGCCAGGTGGACTGTCCGCAGTGGTGCGGGCGTTCGTGGATGAACCCGACTGA